The Pocillopora verrucosa isolate sample1 chromosome 14, ASM3666991v2, whole genome shotgun sequence genome has a segment encoding these proteins:
- the LOC131795080 gene encoding octopamine receptor beta-2R: MLDNQLNNTTGCMKAAAMSSEDSRSPVAIAIQAAFMLIIILSSLVGNTLIVLAMYRNISLRSITSVFIANLAMADFLLALLGMPFTMASSITYDWVFGKVWCTINGMFNSIFCIASMLSLAAVSIDRYVAIIKPLQYPLIMTSRLAFCMISYVWFHAIILSFLPVFGWSTYIYIANESICTANWGLDIPYTLFIFASSFFAPFMVMAYCYYHILRAARRQSKTIVPRVGELKDETLQTMVAVPVAFGTEKGKVSDPPSSAADKAKEREAKEKFNRETRAAKTLLIVMGTFFFCWAPHFIGMICLLFPSCNWPDAFFATTTWLAMLNSGCNPIIYGVMNKKFRQSFKDILMCRKRTNRNYSHREMSSSS; the protein is encoded by the coding sequence ATGCTTGACAATCAGTTGAACAATACAACAGGCTGTATGAAAGCAGCCGCGATGTCTTCTGAGGACTCGCGTTCGCCAGTGGCCATCGCCATACAGGCTGCCTTCATGCTCATCATAATTCTTTCTTCCCTGGTGGGCAACACACTAATTGTGCTCGCCATGTATCGAAATATCAGCCTTCGAAGCATCACCAGTGTGTTCATAGCAAATCTTGCTATGGCGGACTTTCTTCTGGCCCTTCTGGGAATGCCATTCACCATGGCTTCGTCCATCACGTACGACTGGGTTTTCGGGAAAGTATGGTGCACCATAAACGGCATGTTCAACTCTATCTTTTGCATCGCTTCAATGCTCTCCCTTGCAGCAGTATCCATTGACCGATACGTTGCAATCATCAAGCCACTTCAGTATCCTTTGATAATGACCTCCCGCCTTGCCTTCTGTATGATATCATATGTTTGGTTCCACGCAATCATTCTCTCCTTTTTGCCCGTTTTTGGCTGGTCCACGTACATCTACATTGCAAACGAGTCGATCTGCACTGCAAACTGGGGGTTAGACATCCCTTACACCTTATTTATCTTTGCGTCGAGTTTTTTTGCTCCATTTATGGTGATGGCTTATTGCTATTATCATATTCTTCGTGCGGCGAGAAGGCAATCCAAGACAATTGTTCCACGTGTCGGAGAACTTAAAGATGAGACACTGCAAACGATGGTGGCTGTACCGGTGGCTTTTGGAActgaaaagggaaaagtttcGGATCCTCCGTCTTCAGCCGCGGATAAAGCCAAAGAAAGGGAGGCAAAGGAGAAGTTTAACAGAGAAACACGGGCCGCGAAAACGCTTCTAATAGTGATGGGCACCTTCTTTTTTTGCTGGGCACCTCACTTTATTGGAatgatttgtttactttttccaAGCTGCAATTGGCCTGATGCTTTCTTTGCGACTACAACATGGCTGGCTATGTTGAACAGCGGGTGCAATCCAATTATTTATGGCGTgatgaacaaaaaattcagacagagtTTCAAAGATATACTTATGTGTCGGAAAAGAACTAACAGGAACTATAGTCATAGGGAGATGAGTAGTTCTTCGTGA
- the LOC131792326 gene encoding uncharacterized protein yields the protein MPGKCKFQDAWLSNPQYNKWIERGSSSSEAKCKACKKTFAVQNMGEAAVKSHMKSKKHVDAVKDESSNASLRNFLPAVGSQRGSHEVGRSEQPCSSGADDIRNYVASNETLAAEVLWALKVILSHYSYKSCEDIPELFKRMFPDSQIASKFSCGEKKCAYLACFGIAPYFQRKLTDEVTKLELFVLLFDESHNKVTQTKQMDLHVRFWDAKNSRVQTRYLTSVFLGHATADDLLEKIVSYLDSIKIQKSNILQLSMDGPNVNWKLHELFQELISEVDENAPILVNVGSCGLHIVHNAFKAGSKASTWSIQEVLSSLHWLFVDSPARREDYTEITSSVVFPIKYCKHRWLENLPVVVRAQEIWKEVTFYVTTVQRSSKYSVPTSKSYKTIRDSTQDPLMPLKFAAFESVAKQLQPFLVQFQSDSPLLPFVASSLEKVIRGLMKRFVKADVLQGASSAVKLLKIDFKKRENCLDVEKLDVGFVAATKLKELQAAKKISDRQTYEFRKEFQSFLTATVGKLIEKTPIAYSLARNLCCLDPIHIVTEKEASCARFKIVLKKLVECKRVDIHDCDILLSQYSEFTERATQVHKSEFEDFDFTDQRLDAFLQKHIGLVGSLSKLWDVVKFLLCLSHGQASVERGFSVNRQLMIENMKETTFVAQRTIHDHILSIDGFHKLVISNELLTSAKAGRQRYHAHLEEQRQLAKNVAKSHKRKSVDEAKADFQKKKKRLETEITTLQFDADKLAKEAEVKRQLVLLTESNALRNAAKEKKIELENLNKELEECDK from the exons ATGCCTGGAAAATGCAAATTCCAAGATGCTTGGCTGAGTAACCCGCAGTATAATAAGTGGATAGAACGCGGGAGTTCTTCGTCAGAGGCAAAATGTAAAGCATGCAAAAAGACATTCGCTGTTCAAAATATGGGAGAAGCAGCAGTGAAAAGCCACATGAAATCGAAGAAGCACGTCGATGCTGTTAAAG acGAGAGTAGCAATGCCAGCCTCAGAAACTTTTTACCTGCTGTTGGAAGCCAGCGTGGTTCACATGAAGTAGGACGCTCTGAACAGCCATGTTCTTCCGGTGCCGATGATATAAGAAATTATGTGGCTTCAAATGAGACACTTGCTGCAGAAGTTTTGTGGGCACTGAAAGTAATCTTGTCTCACTATAGTTACAAGAGCTGTGAGGACATTCCAGAACTATTTAAACGTATGTTTCCGGACAGCCAGATAGCCAGCAAGTTTTCCTGTGGCGAGAAAAAATGTGCTTACTTAGCTTGTTTTGGCATAGCACCCTATTTCCAACGTAAGCTTACGGATGAAGTCACAAAActtgaattgtttgttttactttttgatgAATCGCACAATAAAGTTACCCAAACCAAGCAGATGGATCTGCATGTTAGGTTTTGGGATGCAAAGAACTCCAGAGTGCAGACAAGGTACCTAACCTCTGTATTTCTGGGACATGCTACAGCCGACGACCTTTTGGAAAAGATCGTTAGCTACCTTGATAGTATCAAGATTCAGAAGTCCAACATATTGCAGTTGTCAATGGACGGGCCTAACGTGAATTGGAAACTGCATGAGCTATTCCAGGAACTGATCTCTGAGGTTGACGAAAACGCACCCATCTTAGTTAACGTAGGCTCTTGTGGACTTCACATTGTACACAATGCTTTCAAAGCTGGATCAAAGGCATCTACTTGGAGCATTCAGGAAGTTCTGTCTTCTCTTCATTGGTTATTTGTGGATTCACCAGCACGAAGAGAGGATTACACAGAAATAACCAGCAGTGTTGTATTTCCAATTAAGTACTGCAAGCACAGATGGCTGGAGAACCTGCCAGTTGTAGTACGGGCCCAGGAAATATGGAAAGAAGTCACTTTCTATGTGACAACGGTGCAACGTAGCAGCAAATATAGTGTGCCAACTTCAAAGTCCTACAAGACGATAAGAGATTCAACCCAAGATCCACTAATGCCTCTCAAATTTGCTGCTTTTGAGTCAGTGGCTAAACAGCTGCAACCATTTCTGGTACAGTTCCAAAGCGACAGCCCTCTTCTACCATTTGTGGCCAGCAGTCTAGAGAAGGTGATTCGTGGTCTCATGAAAAGGTTCGTCAAAGCTGATGTACTCCAGGGTGCCAGCTCTGCAGTAAAGCTTCTGAAGATTGACTTCAAGAAGAGGGAGAATTGCCTTGACGTGGAGAAGTTGGATGTTGGTTTTGTTGCTGCCACGAAGCTGAAAGAATTGCAAGCAGCCAAGAAAATCAGTGATCGTCAGACATATGAATTTAGGAAGGAATTCCAGTCGTTCCTTACAGCTACAGTTGGAAAACTTATTGAGAAGACCCCAATTGCCTATTCCCTTGCCAGGAACCTGTGCTGTTTGGATCCGATTCATATTGTGACAGAGAAAGAAGCAAGCTGTGCGAGGTTCAAGATTGTCCTCAAGAAATTGGTAGAATGCAAGAGGGTTGATATTCATGATTGTGACATTTTGTTGTCACAGTACAGTGAATTTACGGAACGGGCTACACAGGTGCACAAGTCTGAGTTTGAAGACTTTGACTTTACAGATCAGAGATTGGATGCATTTCTCCAAAAACACATTGGTCTTGTCGGTTCACTTTCCAAACTGTGGGACGTTGTGAAATTCCTCTTGTGTCTCTCACATGGGCAAGCAAGTGTAGAAAGGGGATTTTCCGTTAACCGACAGCTAATGATTGAGAATATGAAGGAGACCACTTTCGTTGCCCAACGCACCATTCATGACCACATATTGAGTATTGATGGATTTCATAAATTGGTCATTTCGAACGAGCTTCTTACCTCTGCTAAAGCAGGAAGACAGCGGTATCACGCCCATCTTGAAGAGCAGCGACAGCTTGCGAAAAATGTTGCCAAAAGCCACAAACGAAAATCTGTGGATGAAGCAAAAGCTGAtttccagaagaaaaagaagagacttGAAACAGAGATCACCACCTTACAGTTTGATGCTGACAAATTAGCTAAAGAGGCTGAGGTGAAGAGGCAGCTCGTCTTGTTAACCGAATCAAATGCACTCAGAAATGCAGCAAAGGAGAAGAAGATAGAACTAGAAAACTTAAACAAGGAATTGGAAGAGTGTGATAAATAA